Sequence from the Torulaspora globosa chromosome 4, complete sequence genome:
AGGTGTGGCGGCCGCTTTAGATAGACTATCCTTGTTTCCTGGGGCTCCGAGTTCCTGACACGAAGAGGATAGCTGGATTACTATTGGTGGCTCTTCATCGCGTGCATCAGCAAACTGGTTGTTCAGACCATTCTTGGAGTTGGGCTCTGCTTTCATCTGATGGCTAAGCAGGGGGAGTCTGCGAAGCTGTTCGTGGCACGAGACCAGTCGGGTTGTCGAGCGTTCGTTCAGTTCCATCAAAGGCATCGATAAAGTGTCTATGGGAGATGTTCTATCGATATCACTTGTTAGTTTAGcttgctcttcatcatctgcaTTTTCTATCGAAATGGTGTTACAGGTATTTGGATCTTTTGGCGTGGTACCGGAAGGCTTCGTCCCCTGCTCGGGCAGCACGTTAAGATTCAAGGAGGGCGAGTTGAATGGATTGAAGTCACCGAACCATTCTAGATCGCTTCTTGTGTTAATGTCGGCGAAGGGCAGCAAATCGAGGTCGAAGCCTTCGTTAACATTATGCAGTGGTGGTTgattttctttgttttcttcagtaGGAGTTAAATCTTTCCCCTTCTCGTCGGACTGAGCGGTCAGCAGGTCATTAATAATGGAATCGTCCTCATCAGCCGCCACGGAAACATTCTCGTCACAAACTGAGCCAGACCGCTGTCGTTTCTTGGGGTTCTCCTTTGGAGTTGACTCTTTCGTCTCAGTGGGGGAGACCGGAATGCTTGCCATGGTATTAAACCTGCGGGCCTTGGCCGCTAGTGGTTTCCTAGCGGCTTGCTGGGCCCTAGACTGCGGTTGATCGttcgatttcttcttgttgagCATGAAATCGAATCTTTTGCTCACCGAATCGTCGACTTTGAATCTCTGTATAGTGTTGTCTTGCTGCAGAGCGTTTACCTGATATGCGAGGGGCTGTTGGCTGCTTTGCTGATTTGCGTCTGTCTTTCTATCGGCCAAGTAAATCTTGTGGGCGATCGAGTTTGCAGGAAATGCTGTGTTGGGTGCCTGCTTGGGGTTCCAGATCGGCAAGGATTGCGTCCTCTCAGCTTTCTGAGCAGGTGTCTGATTCATCTGACGTTTTATCACGGTGTTCTTTACAGCTCGTATCTTGCCTGGACGAGCggcattgtttgatttTGTATGCGACGCTGTGCCACTCGGCCTCCTGCACTCTTTCTGAGTCATCACCCTGATGAACCTCAGTTTCACTTCCAGTGTGTTCGACGATCCGTAATCCTGCGTGTTCTTGGCCGCCATGTTGCTGTATGATCTTTTTAAAAGTGCTGCAAAGTTGGAACAAACTCTTCCCGTCACTAGAAAAGactcgtcttcgtcataCTCCTCGCTTTGGCCCATTTCTTCTCCCAGCTGTTCTCGAAGCTTGAGCCGTATCTGAGAGAGCAGCCCGAGACTTACCAACGGCTCATCAACCTCGCATATATCCCTATAGTACACGTTATAGTCATGACCGCTTTTCGCCACGTTATGATTCAGAAGCTCTGGCGAGTTCAAATATATCTCTTGGAGCACGGGCGACAGGTCAACCGCCCCAACCGTGAAGCTTGCCGAATCATTTTCGTTACACGACGACGGATGCGGTATGCTGACCACCATCACCCGCTGCGGCTTCTTAGAACGGGCTAAATAAGTACCGCTCGTCCCATCGTCCAAGGTATACAGAATTTTCAAGTTCATATGAGACGCCTCTGTCATAGCTGCTTCCATTCACAAACAGACCCCTTCCTATAACCCACTCTGAAGGCCTAGCTTCACTCCAAAGCACGATTCCAACTCCAAAAGCGAACTTGAACGATTAGCGGATAGTCCAATACCGTCGACGTGAAGTACCGACCGCAAGAGTAGCCATCACTGGCTTTATTATCAATGACACTCTTTGGCTCAGCTATTGCAGCGGAAGACGCGTCGCGTAATCCTTACGCGTCCTCTTCTCGCGTCTGCTCCCGAAAGAGGCCAAAGAGCCAGCTGCACTTCAACTTGCTTTACGAGCGAAACAAGACGGGATTTCAACTACACTAGCAAACGAGGCCAGACTAGCCGGTACTGGCACCCGGTAGCGACGTGACGCGGCCAGTTGGTGTTGCATGATCGGGCGGCTCGGACCACCGAGAGAAGCTGGCAAACCATCTTTATGTCCCCAACGGTGGCTCTACAAGTGTCAATGGCGTCCGACCCAGCTGAGATGAGCTATTAGGAGCGGCCAGCAGCGCATTCGAGATTCTATCTGCTTAAATAGTAGGGCGATGAGGTCACGTGACATTAAATCGACCACTATACTGATAGTGGGAAAAATTTGCAATATATGCTGTGCAGTTGCAACTCTCTAGTCATCTCTGCTTAACGGTCCAGTGGGTCTGTCATTCGGGAAGCTAGAGCAGGGAAAATATGCCACCAAAGAAGTTCACTAATCTAAACGATTTTTTGGATGAGCAACCGAAAGATCCAAATTACGTGGCATCGCCGTACGGAGGGTATTTCAAGAATCCCAACACGAATAATtaccagcagcagcggaGCTTGAatcagcagaagcagcaacagcagcgaAATTGGAACCAACCGTACAACGGGCAGTATAACCAAGGCTATTCAGGAAATTACCAGAATTATCAAAACTACCAGAGTTATCAGAACTACAATGATTACAGTGGGTCCGGATCGTACGGATATCAGCAATCTGCAGTTACACCTGCTCAGAGCAACACGCCTACTCCATCATCGTCAACTACTTCGCTCACTTCTTTGAATAAGAATATGGCCGACTTGCAGATGACGCCGATCTCTAGCTTTTTAGGCCAGATTCCGCAATGTGCGAAAATTTCGGACACTAAGAAAGTTATCGACTCGATCGTGGCAGAGTTCGAGAAGTCAACCTATTCTGGTAAAAGTATATCGGAATGGTCCATTCCGGATGTGTTGACTAGGTTTACAAAGCCAAAGAGTCCTACATTGGTCAGAGAGTCTGCCATGTTGTTAATCTCTAGATTGGCCCAAACGTTTGCAGACAGGCGTCCCCAGGAAGCGCACTTGCTGCCTCTCTTTGATTTTGCATTGGACTCGATCGCTGACAAGGAAAACACTGTCAAGCGTGCAGCGCAACATGCCGTTGATTCTCTGCTAAACATTTACCCCGTCGAGTCGCTAACAAGCTCTGTGTTACCGATTGTCTTGCAATATTTGGCGTCTGGTGCCAAATGGCAGTCAAAGCTGGCTGCACTGGCAGTCGTGGACAGAATCAGAGAAGACGCTCCAAATGATCTGCTGGAGCTAACCTTCAGAGATGCCGTGCCGGTCTTGACCGACGTCGCGACCGATTTCAAGCCGGAACTAGCAAAGCAGGGACACACCACTTTATTGGATTTCGTTTCCATTTTGGACAACCTCGATTTGTCTCCGCGTTACAACCTTATCGTCGACACCTTGCAAAATCCTGCCAAGGTCCCACAATCGGTCAAAGCCCTTTCTGGTGTCACATTCGTCGCTGAAGTCACAGAGCCCGCTCTTTCGTTGCTGGTGCCAATTTTGAACAGGTCTCTAAACCTATCATCGTCCTCGCAAGAACAGCTGAGACAGACGGTGATTGTTGTGGAGAACTTGACCCGTTTAGTTAACAACCGCATTGAAATTGAGAGTTTCATCCCACTGTTGCTGCCGGGGATTGAAAAGGTCGTTAATACGGCCTCTTTGCCCGAGGTGCGTGAGCTGGcagaaaaggctttgaaagtcttgaagGAAGACGACGAGGCTGCCAACAGCAGCGACTTCCCAGGTAGATTGACTTTTGCTCAAGGTAAGGAATTCTTTTTGCAGCATCTGTCGAATCTTCAGGATGAGTCAATGGGATGGCTGTCgcaagatgatgaagcagtTGAATATCTCAGTAAATTACTGACTGTTGACGCAAACGTTAATGACTGGAAAAGACTTGAGGAATATTTGATATCAGTGCtaggagaaagaaatgcccaatttgttcaagaagagtTCATCGACAATCTTAGAGCAGTATTccatcaagaaaaaaaatctcATGACGAAAATGAGGGTATTGAAATCGTGAACACTGATTTTTCATTGGCTTACGGGTCCAGAATGCTATTGAATAAGACAACTTTACGTCTTTTGAAAGGCCATAGATATGGTCTTTGTGGTAGAAATGGTGCTGGTAAGTCCACATTGATGAGATCGATTGCCAATGGTCAATTAGAAGGATTTCCCGATAAGGACACTTTGCGCACTTGTTTCGTCGAACATAAGTTGCAAGGCGAAGAAGGTGACCTTGACCTTGTTTCTTTCATTGCATTAGACGAGCAGCTAAGCAACACAACTCGCGAGGAAATCGCAGGCGCGCTCGAGTCTGTCGGTTTTGATGCATCCAGAAGGGCCCAAACAGTTGGATCATTATCGGGGGgttggaaaatgaagctAGAATTGGCTAGAGCCATGCTTCAAAAGGCCGATATTCTTCTACTGGACGAACCAACGAATCATCTTGATGTCGCCAATGTCAAATGGCTGGAGGATTACCTGTTAGAGCACACCAACATCACTTCGTTAATTGTATCGCACGACTCTGGTTTCCTAGACGCTGTTTGTACTGACATCATCCACTATGAGAACAGAAAATTGAAATACTATAAAGGGAATCTTGCAAAGTTTGTCGAGCAAAAGCCAGAAGCAAAAGCTTACTACACTCTATCAGATACAAACGCTCAGATGCGCTTTCCTCCCCCTGGTATTTTAACTGGTGTTAAATCAAACACGAGGGCCGTCGCTAAGGTAAGCAATGTTACATTTACATATCCAGGCGCTACTAAGCCTTCTCTGATGGGTGCAACCTGCGCCTTATCTCTGTCGTCCAGAGTTGCTGTCTTGGGTCCCAATGGTGCTGGTAAATCCACTTTGATCAAGTTGCTGACTGGTGAGCTTGTACCTCAAGAGGGTGAAGTTCAAAAGCATCCAAACTTACGTATTGGTTATATCGCTCAACATGCTCTACAACACGTTAATGAGCATAAGGAGAAGACTGCTAACCAATATCTGCAGTGGCGTTACCAGTTTGGTGATGACCGTGAAGTGCTACTGAAGGAATCAAGGAAAATATCGGAGGAAGACATGGAGATGATGCAGAAAGAAATTGATATTGGCGACGGTAGAGGAAAGAGGGCCATCGAAGCAATTGTTGGTAGACAAAAACTCAAGCGTTCTTTCCAATATGAAGTCAAATGGAAATGGTGGAAGCCAAAGTATAACTCTTGGGTTCCAAAAGATGTTCTGGTTGCTGAGGGTTTCGAGAAACTTGTCCAAAAGTTCGATGACCACGAAGCCTCGAGAGAAGGTTTAGGTTACCGTGAGTTGACCCCGTCCGTcatttcaaagcattttGAAGACGTCGGTCTTGATGCAGAAATTGCCAATCACACTCCTTTGGGCTCACTATCAGGTGGTCAATTGGTTAAAGTTGTTATTGCTGGTGCAATGTGGAATAACCCTCATCTATTAGTGCTAGATGAGCCTACTAACTATCTGGACAGAGATTCGTTAGGTGCTCTGGCGGTGGCCATTAGAGACTGGAGCGGTGGTGTTGTCATGATCTCCCACAACAACGAGTTCGTTGGAGCATTGTGTCCTGAACAATGGATCGTCGAGAATGGTGTACTAACACAAAAGGGTGTGAAGGATGTTGATCAATCTAGGTTTGAAGATGGTGGCAACACAAATGCGGTAGGGTTAAAATTGAAGGCCGCCTCGCCTTCGGTTGACAACGATGACTCACCTGCCAAcatcaaagtcaaaaagAAAGTAAAGCGACTTACCAGAaacgagaagaaggctCAAGCCGAGCGTCGGCGTCTACGTTACATCGAGTGGCTCTCTTCTCCAAAGGGGACGCCCAAGCCGGTCGACACAGATGACGAGGGGGAGGAATGATAAATTGAAAGATCTGCTGGCTCAAGCTTATAGAGATTCGTTTATAAAAGTGTAACATAGAAAACCATTTTGAATGACTTCACCGCACCCGCCATCAATTGATCGCTTTGAGTACTCGTACCTGGAATGGCACACCTTATGCTTTAAAGGCATTAGAAATACtctcctcgtcctccgCTGAGATGGGTTCCCCATTAAGTTCTTTAATTGTGCGAGCGTTCAAGGATTCCAAGAACGCTTGATGATCCTTAGTACCCAAGATACTGACGGTGTTGAAGCCCAAGCCAAAATGCGGATACGATCCGATCTTGATCTCCCTGGATATTTTATTTGCCTCTTCCTGCAGATTTCTGAGATACCCAGAAATCTGAGATTCCGTCAAGGCAGTCCTTATAAAGAAGCGAACGTACTGATGCTTATCCGCTGTAAGACCGTATATTTTCCTCAGCGTTGGAGTGAATTCTTTCAACATTCTAGTGAAAAGTTGAGGAATACCTGGTAAAACGTAGACTTTATGGTCAATCGAGCATATTGGGACCCAGAGATCGTCAGATATATAATAGTTCTTGACCTGCGGGCCATGTGGCAGAGTCGCCATTCGATAAAAATCCTTCAAAGCCGCCGTATCCAGTCTTGCCTCGGGCTTGGAAAGTCTTTGCATTTGCCTCTTGCACTCTTCATCAACCCTGGTGACAAGATTGAAGCTCTTGGCGACCGATTCATACGTGATATCGTCGTGCGTAGGACCTATACCGCCAGAAGTGACGATGAATTGGTGATTCTTGCGCAACCTCTGCAAAGTCTCCACTATCTGAGATTCCTCGTCACCTATAGTAACGATTTCATTTAGCCTTATTCCTTGGTCGTAACAATACTTGGCAAAAAACTTCGAGTTGGTATCAACGATCTTACCATTCAGGACCTCGTCACCTATTATCACACATGCTGCATTGATTTTCGACATTGCCAGTGAAGATCTGGACCTGAGCATTGAAGTTATCTGTATGTTGCTGTGCTTGCAAGAACTCTCGGTCCCTTTCTATCCGATAGAACATGCTCAAGTAGCAGCAACACGTGAAGAATGGATCCCATCGAGTGAGAGCGACCAGTTTGAACTCACAATTGCGGTCAACATGGTGCAGCTGGCTGCCTCGGGCGTGAGCTTAGTCCAGAACTCGATGTGGCAATCCTAACTCTCGAACTCAAGCCGCAGTTTTATGGCGATAGCAAGACAGAAAGAGGAGCGTGTCGCATTGATGGCAACTTTGTTGGTAGACCACGATTAGTGTCGCAAGCGATGTTCAATCTgaaattgccaagaagaggccCGAAACAACGTCAGAGAACGCGAAAGACGCGCATACAACTGTCTAAGAAGCGGGAGGCCCAACCACACAGGACGGCAACTGGAAGCTGGAGATCTCAAGACTCATCTGAAGCTTCAAGTTGAGTGCTGGCCCGTCAAACTGCAACTATCACGTTTCACGAACTTTTTTCACTAGCAGCATCAAGAGTTTACCAGAAGCTACTTGAGCAGCATCGCTTATGGTTTATTCTATGCTAGCATATTCGTTTCCTTCAACGATCTGTATATTTTCAGGTCGCAGAGCTGGCTGGTTGGTGCAGATATCCAAGGGAAGCTGGAAATTTGTTGCAGAAATAGGTGAAAAATGAGTACTTTCAACGCTGAGACCGCTGAAAATCTGGAAGATATTGAGAAACAGTTTGCTGTTGTCGCTGTTGAGCAAGCTGAGACCTACTGGAGTCTACTTTCAAAGGTGCCTGGATCCAAGCTGCGCTTGACTAAGTATGACGACGAGATTTATGAGTCCTTCATGGAGATGTTCCCAGAGTACCAAGACGTTGAAcggttgaagaaattcacTGAGGATGAGCTGAAAACGAAGGAGGCCAAGGAGAAGTGGAGAAAATACTGTGCGTT
This genomic interval carries:
- the SPT21 gene encoding Spt21p (ancestral locus Anc_6.252), with amino-acid sequence MEAAMTEASHMNLKILYTLDDGTSGTYLARSKKPQRVMVVSIPHPSSCNENDSASFTVGAVDLSPVLQEIYLNSPELLNHNVAKSGHDYNVYYRDICEVDEPLVSLGLLSQIRLKLREQLGEEMGQSEEYDEDESFLVTGRVCSNFAALLKRSYSNMAAKNTQDYGSSNTLEVKLRFIRVMTQKECRRPSGTASHTKSNNAARPGKIRAVKNTVIKRQMNQTPAQKAERTQSLPIWNPKQAPNTAFPANSIAHKIYLADRKTDANQQSSQQPLAYQVNALQQDNTIQRFKVDDSVSKRFDFMLNKKKSNDQPQSRAQQAARKPLAAKARRFNTMASIPVSPTETKESTPKENPKKRQRSGSVCDENVSVAADEDDSIINDLLTAQSDEKGKDLTPTEENKENQPPLHNVNEGFDLDLLPFADINTRSDLEWFGDFNPFNSPSLNLNVLPEQGTKPSGTTPKDPNTCNTISIENADDEEQAKLTSDIDRTSPIDTLSMPLMELNERSTTRLVSCHEQLRRLPLLSHQMKAEPNSKNGLNNQFADARDEEPPIVIQLSSSCQELGAPGNKDSLSKAAATPSSPPSVNEFDGRDDCGDDEDGINANVKRQRVMPSSPATAFNYQDELPSTDDGHDLFSSFIRSRPNVNNDADSTPATQYENYSNDNTKS
- the NEW1 gene encoding New1p (ancestral locus Anc_6.251), which encodes MPPKKFTNLNDFLDEQPKDPNYVASPYGGYFKNPNTNNYQQQRSLNQQKQQQQRNWNQPYNGQYNQGYSGNYQNYQNYQSYQNYNDYSGSGSYGYQQSAVTPAQSNTPTPSSSTTSLTSLNKNMADLQMTPISSFLGQIPQCAKISDTKKVIDSIVAEFEKSTYSGKSISEWSIPDVLTRFTKPKSPTLVRESAMLLISRLAQTFADRRPQEAHLLPLFDFALDSIADKENTVKRAAQHAVDSLLNIYPVESLTSSVLPIVLQYLASGAKWQSKLAALAVVDRIREDAPNDLLELTFRDAVPVLTDVATDFKPELAKQGHTTLLDFVSILDNLDLSPRYNLIVDTLQNPAKVPQSVKALSGVTFVAEVTEPALSLLVPILNRSLNLSSSSQEQLRQTVIVVENLTRLVNNRIEIESFIPLLLPGIEKVVNTASLPEVRELAEKALKVLKEDDEAANSSDFPGRLTFAQGKEFFLQHLSNLQDESMGWLSQDDEAVEYLSKLLTVDANVNDWKRLEEYLISVLGERNAQFVQEEFIDNLRAVFHQEKKSHDENEGIEIVNTDFSLAYGSRMLLNKTTLRLLKGHRYGLCGRNGAGKSTLMRSIANGQLEGFPDKDTLRTCFVEHKLQGEEGDLDLVSFIALDEQLSNTTREEIAGALESVGFDASRRAQTVGSLSGGWKMKLELARAMLQKADILLLDEPTNHLDVANVKWLEDYLLEHTNITSLIVSHDSGFLDAVCTDIIHYENRKLKYYKGNLAKFVEQKPEAKAYYTLSDTNAQMRFPPPGILTGVKSNTRAVAKVSNVTFTYPGATKPSLMGATCALSLSSRVAVLGPNGAGKSTLIKLLTGELVPQEGEVQKHPNLRIGYIAQHALQHVNEHKEKTANQYLQWRYQFGDDREVLLKESRKISEEDMEMMQKEIDIGDGRGKRAIEAIVGRQKLKRSFQYEVKWKWWKPKYNSWVPKDVLVAEGFEKLVQKFDDHEASREGLGYRELTPSVISKHFEDVGLDAEIANHTPLGSLSGGQLVKVVIAGAMWNNPHLLVLDEPTNYLDRDSLGALAVAIRDWSGGVVMISHNNEFVGALCPEQWIVENGVLTQKGVKDVDQSRFEDGGNTNAVGLKLKAASPSVDNDDSPANIKVKKKVKRLTRNEKKAQAERRRLRYIEWLSSPKGTPKPVDTDDEGEE
- the FPY1 gene encoding flavin adenine dinucleotide pyrophosphatase (ancestral locus Anc_6.250), with the protein product MLRSRSSLAMSKINAACVIIGDEVLNGKIVDTNSKFFAKYCYDQGIRLNEIVTIGDEESQIVETLQRLRKNHQFIVTSGGIGPTHDDITYESVAKSFNLVTRVDEECKRQMQRLSKPEARLDTAALKDFYRMATLPHGPQVKNYYISDDLWVPICSIDHKVYVLPGIPQLFTRMLKEFTPTLRKIYGLTADKHQYVRFFIRTALTESQISGYLRNLQEEANKISREIKIGSYPHFGLGFNTVSILGTKDHQAFLESLNARTIKELNGEPISAEDEESISNAFKA
- the CHP1 gene encoding ribosome-associated Tef1p biogenesis chaperone CHP1 (ancestral locus Anc_6.249); translated protein: MSTFNAETAENLEDIEKQFAVVAVEQAETYWSLLSKVPGSKLRLTKYDDEIYESFMEMFPEYQDVERLKKFTEDELKTKEAKEKWRKYCALFEKKIEDYNFGTLLRTDAGAEYGQFTTCFVVRIQFYAFEVARNKHGLNDWAAGHK